Proteins encoded within one genomic window of Brienomyrus brachyistius isolate T26 chromosome 22, BBRACH_0.4, whole genome shotgun sequence:
- the timm29 gene encoding mitochondrial import inner membrane translocase subunit Tim29: MAASRVFRRWCSSAPQAKVTRWERLRNSRVGVWCSSLLSDYREACREVIVGAYQQPFKASIYLGLLGGAWACYHTNPDDASFETSLLETANKLGLLSPWIRNGSSDGHMQDLLRLRNQGRLRYLSLGVASLAYRVDYDPAASLYEAHSSALFVPWAELPGRVLDVGFAGRWWVLDTRMKDYDVNEEEFRHMAPALATTQPPNAQETERNQRLHQESWRALEMSAEDVEQAEREKEERKAAGQPQL; encoded by the exons ATGGCGGCTTCGAGGGTGTTCAGAAGGTGGTGCTCCTCGGCTCCCCAAGCCAAGGTGACCAGGTGGGAGAGGTTGCGAAACAGTCGCGTCG GAGTGTGGTGCAGCAGCCTGCTGAGTGATTACAGGGAGGCCTGCCGTGAGGTGATCGTGGGGGCCTACCAGCAGCCATTTAAGGCCTCCATCTACCTTGGCCTCCTGGGCGGGGCTTGGGCCTGTTATCACACCAACCCGGATGACGCCTCCTTTGAGACCAGCTTGCTGGAGACGGCCAATAAGCTGGGGCTGCTGTCACCGTGGATACGTAATGGCTCCTCCGACGGGCACATGCAGGACCTGCTGCGGCTGCGCAATCAGGGCCGGTTACGGTATCTCAGCCTGGGGGTGGCCTCACTGGCCTACCGCGTGGATTACGACCCTGCGGCCAGCCTGTACGAGGCCCACTCCTCTGCGCTGTTTGTGCCCTGGGCCGAGCTCCCAGGCCGCGTGCTGGATGTGGGCTTCGCGGGCCGCTGGTGGGTGCTGGACACCCGCATGAAGGACTACGACGTCAACGAGGAGGAGTTCAGGCACATGGCTCCTGCCCTGGCCACCACCCAGCCTCCCAACGCCCAGGAGACAGAGAGGAACCAGCGGCTGCACCAGGAGTCGTGGAGGGCTCTGGAGATGAGTGCGGAGGACGTAGAACAGGCGGAGCGTGAaaaggaggagagaaaggcagCAGGGCAGCCGCAGCTCTGA
- the yipf2 gene encoding protein YIPF2 isoform X2 codes for MASFDDLKFQEFEVAADLLSANPNASTVSASSNNPAPVQDFKLDLSEEETGQEENSELLKGEKQVGGFWTFEYYQSFFNVDTMQVLDRIRGSVMPLPGRNFIKHHIRGNPDLYGPFWICATLVFSMAISGNLSTFLSNLGQSQNQYRPQFHRVTIAAVAVFVYAWLVPLCVWGFLTWRKGTEPQISSYSFLETVCVYGYSLFIYVPTSVLWMIPLNWLQWLLIVVATAISGSLLVVTFWPIVRDDTKLTAFATVIAIVLLHGLLAVGCKVED; via the exons ATGGCTTCTTTTGACGACCTAAAATTCCAGG AGTTTGAGGTGGCTGCAGACTTGCTGTCTGCTAATCCCAATGCCTCCACTGTCAGTGCATCTAGTAACAATCCTGCTCCCGTGCAAGATTTCAAGTTGGATCTGTCAGAGGAGGAGACCGGCCAAGAGGAGAATTCTGAG CTCCTTAAAGGGGAGAAACAAGTCGGAGGCTTCTGGACTTTTGAGTACTACCAGTCGTTCTTCAACGTGGACACCATGCAG GTCTTGGACAGAATCAGAGGCTCAGTGATGCCTTTGCCGGGGAGGAACTTTATCAAGCACCACATTCGAGGAaaccctgatttatatg GGCCCTTCTGGATCTGCGCCACCTTGGTGTTCTCCATGGCCATCAGTGGGAACCTCTCCACCTTCCTCAGCAACCTGGGCCAGTCGCAGAACCAGTACAGGCCGCAGTTTCACCGAG TGACCATAGCTGCTGTGGCTGTTTTTGTCTACGCCTGGCTGGTgcccttgtgtgtgtggggcttcCTGACGTGGCGTAAGGGAACCGAACCGCAGATCAGCAGTTACTCATTCCTGGAAACAGTCTGCGTCTATGGTTATTCACTGTTCATCTACGTTCCCACTTCG GTGTTGTGGATGATTCCCTTGAACTGGCTTCAGTGGCTGTTGATCGTGGTTGCCACGGCAATCTCCGGCTCTTTGCTGGTCGTCACATTCTGGCCCATAGTCCGTGACGACACGAAGCTGACCGCCTTTGCTACCGTGATAGCCATCGTCTTGCTCCACGGCCTGCTCGCCGTTGGCTGTAAG GTGGAGGATTAA
- the yipf2 gene encoding protein YIPF2 isoform X1: MASFDDLKFQEFEVAADLLSANPNASTVSASSNNPAPVQDFKLDLSEEETGQEENSELLKGEKQVGGFWTFEYYQSFFNVDTMQVLDRIRGSVMPLPGRNFIKHHIRGNPDLYGPFWICATLVFSMAISGNLSTFLSNLGQSQNQYRPQFHRVTIAAVAVFVYAWLVPLCVWGFLTWRKGTEPQISSYSFLETVCVYGYSLFIYVPTSVLWMIPLNWLQWLLIVVATAISGSLLVVTFWPIVRDDTKLTAFATVIAIVLLHGLLAVGCKIYFFQTVVTPAPSPSTAPPLTQNHMTLLTSLTKGH; encoded by the exons ATGGCTTCTTTTGACGACCTAAAATTCCAGG AGTTTGAGGTGGCTGCAGACTTGCTGTCTGCTAATCCCAATGCCTCCACTGTCAGTGCATCTAGTAACAATCCTGCTCCCGTGCAAGATTTCAAGTTGGATCTGTCAGAGGAGGAGACCGGCCAAGAGGAGAATTCTGAG CTCCTTAAAGGGGAGAAACAAGTCGGAGGCTTCTGGACTTTTGAGTACTACCAGTCGTTCTTCAACGTGGACACCATGCAG GTCTTGGACAGAATCAGAGGCTCAGTGATGCCTTTGCCGGGGAGGAACTTTATCAAGCACCACATTCGAGGAaaccctgatttatatg GGCCCTTCTGGATCTGCGCCACCTTGGTGTTCTCCATGGCCATCAGTGGGAACCTCTCCACCTTCCTCAGCAACCTGGGCCAGTCGCAGAACCAGTACAGGCCGCAGTTTCACCGAG TGACCATAGCTGCTGTGGCTGTTTTTGTCTACGCCTGGCTGGTgcccttgtgtgtgtggggcttcCTGACGTGGCGTAAGGGAACCGAACCGCAGATCAGCAGTTACTCATTCCTGGAAACAGTCTGCGTCTATGGTTATTCACTGTTCATCTACGTTCCCACTTCG GTGTTGTGGATGATTCCCTTGAACTGGCTTCAGTGGCTGTTGATCGTGGTTGCCACGGCAATCTCCGGCTCTTTGCTGGTCGTCACATTCTGGCCCATAGTCCGTGACGACACGAAGCTGACCGCCTTTGCTACCGTGATAGCCATCGTCTTGCTCCACGGCCTGCTCGCCGTTGGCTGTAAG ATCTATTTCTTCCAAACAGTGGTAACGCCAGCGCCGAGCCCATCTACGGCTCCCCCGCTTACCCAGAACCACATGACACTGCTAACCAGCCTAACCAAGGGGCACTGA
- the carm1 gene encoding histone-arginine methyltransferase CARM1 isoform X2, translating into MAVSVFSNVRLLSIGDANGDIQRHSEHQPLRLEVKTTQDAAMISLNNKETCVFKCSVSRETECSRVGKQSFIVTLGCNSVLLQFATVTDFSSFYNILKNCRGHNVERSVFSERTEESSAVQYFQFYGYLSQQQNMMQDYIRTGTYQRAILQNHNDFKDKVVLDVGCGSGILSFFAAQAGARKVYAVEASTMAQHAEVLVNSNGLADRVVVIPGKVEEVTLPEQVDIIISEPMGYMLFNERMLESYLHAKKFLKPNGNLFPTIGDVHLAPFTDEQLYMEQFTKANFWYQPSFHGVDLSALRGAAVDEYFRQPIVDTFDIRILMAKSVKYTVNFLEAKEEDLYRIEIPFKFHMVSSGLVHGLAFWFDVAFIGSVMTVWLSTAPTEPLTHWYQVRCLLQSPLFAKAGDTMSGTALLIANKRQSYDISIVAQVDQTGSKSSNLLDLKNPFFRYTGSTPAPPPGSHYTSPSESMWNSGTSYGVGQGIAASGMPTAYDLSTVIGSSPAVSHNNLIPLVNTGVVNHTHSRTGSIMSTGVVQGTSTGQIGPSSSSPYYPINSQFTMGGPAISMASPMLIPSNTVHYGS; encoded by the exons ATGGCGGTGTCTGTGTTTTCCAACGTGCGGCTCCTGTCGATCGGAGACGCCAACGGGGACATCCAGCGGCACTCGGAGCACCAGCCGCTGCGGCTGGAGGTGAAAACCACGCAGGATGCCGCCATGATCAGCCTGAATAACA AGGAGACTTGCGTGTTCAAGTGCTCTGTGTCCCGGGAGACAGAGTGCAGCCGCGTGGGCAAGCAGTCCTTCATCGTCACGCTGGGATGTAACAGCGTCTTGCTGCAGTTTGCCACAGTCACAG ATTTCTCGTCCTTCTACAACATTCTGAAGAACTGCCGGGGACACAACGTGGAGCGTTCTGTGTTTAGTGAAAGGACGGAGGAGTCGTCTGCTGTTCAGTACTTCCAG TTCTATGGCTACCTCTCTCAGCAGCAGAATATGATGCAGGATTATATTCGGACTGGAACATATCAGCGTGCAATCCTTCAGAACCACAATGACTTCAAGGATAAG GTGGTGCTGGACGTGGGATGTGGTTCTGGGATTCTGTCGTTCTTCGCTGCTCAGGCTGGGGCCCGGAAGGTTTACGCCGTGGAGGCCAGCACCATGGCGCAGCACGCGGAG GTGCTGGTGAACAGTAATGGGCTAGCAGACCGGGTGGTGGTGATCCCAGGCAAGGTGGAAGAGGTGACCCTGCCCGAGCAGGTGGACATCATCATCTCAGAGCCTATGGGCTACATGCTTTTCAATGAGAGGATGCTGGAGAGCTACCTGCACGCCAAGAAGTTCCTCAAGCCCAATG GTAATCTGTTTCCCACAATCGGCGATGTACACCTGGCCCCCTTCACAGATGAGCAGCTGTACATGGAGCAGTTCACCAAGGCCAATTTCTG GTATCAGCCATCTTTCCATGGTGTGGACCTGTCAGCCCTACGTGGTGCAGCTGTAGATGAGTACTTCCGGCAGCCAATCGTG gacacctTTGACATTCGGATCCTCATGGCCAAGTCTGTAAAGTACACCGTCAATTTCCTGGAGGCCAAGGAGGAGGACCTGTACAG gataGAGATCCCGTTCAAGTTTCATATGGTCAGTTCCGGCCTAGTGCACGGACTCGCCTTTTGGTTCGACGTGGCTTTCATTGGCTCAGT TATGACCGTCTGGTTGTCCACGGCCCCCACGGAGCCGCTCACCCACTGGTACCAGGTGCGCTGCCTACTTCAGTCTCCCCTTTTCGCCAAAGCTGGGGATACCATGTCCGGCACGGCTCTGCTGATCGCTAACAAGAG GCAGAGCTATGACATTAGCATCGTTGCACAAGTAGACCAGACGGGCTCCAAGTCCAGCAACCTCCTAGATCTGAAGAACCCATTTTTTAG GTACACAGGCAGTACGCCCGCCCCTCCCCCTGGGTCACACTACACCTCTCCTTCTGAGTCAATGTGGAACTCTGGTACTTCTTACGGTGTGGGCCAAGGAATTGCAGCATCAG ggaTGCCCACGGCCTATGACCTCAGCACAGTAATTGGGAGCAGCCCTGCCGTGTCCCATAACAACCTCATCCCCCTAG TGAACACGGGCGTAGTGAATCATACTCACTCCAGGACAGGCTCCATCATGAGTACGGGCGTCGTCCAGG GGACATCTACAGGACAGATTGggcccagcagcagcagcccgtACTACCCCATTAACAGCCAGTTCACCATGGGCGGCCCTGCCATCTCCATGGCGTCCCCCATGCTGATCCCCAGCAACACCGTGCACTACGGCAGCTAA
- the carm1 gene encoding histone-arginine methyltransferase CARM1 isoform X1, with translation MAVSVFSNVRLLSIGDANGDIQRHSEHQPLRLEVKTTQDAAMISLNNTEETCVFKCSVSRETECSRVGKQSFIVTLGCNSVLLQFATVTDFSSFYNILKNCRGHNVERSVFSERTEESSAVQYFQFYGYLSQQQNMMQDYIRTGTYQRAILQNHNDFKDKVVLDVGCGSGILSFFAAQAGARKVYAVEASTMAQHAEVLVNSNGLADRVVVIPGKVEEVTLPEQVDIIISEPMGYMLFNERMLESYLHAKKFLKPNGNLFPTIGDVHLAPFTDEQLYMEQFTKANFWYQPSFHGVDLSALRGAAVDEYFRQPIVDTFDIRILMAKSVKYTVNFLEAKEEDLYRIEIPFKFHMVSSGLVHGLAFWFDVAFIGSVMTVWLSTAPTEPLTHWYQVRCLLQSPLFAKAGDTMSGTALLIANKRQSYDISIVAQVDQTGSKSSNLLDLKNPFFRYTGSTPAPPPGSHYTSPSESMWNSGTSYGVGQGIAASGMPTAYDLSTVIGSSPAVSHNNLIPLVNTGVVNHTHSRTGSIMSTGVVQGTSTGQIGPSSSSPYYPINSQFTMGGPAISMASPMLIPSNTVHYGS, from the exons ATGGCGGTGTCTGTGTTTTCCAACGTGCGGCTCCTGTCGATCGGAGACGCCAACGGGGACATCCAGCGGCACTCGGAGCACCAGCCGCTGCGGCTGGAGGTGAAAACCACGCAGGATGCCGCCATGATCAGCCTGAATAACA CAGAGGAGACTTGCGTGTTCAAGTGCTCTGTGTCCCGGGAGACAGAGTGCAGCCGCGTGGGCAAGCAGTCCTTCATCGTCACGCTGGGATGTAACAGCGTCTTGCTGCAGTTTGCCACAGTCACAG ATTTCTCGTCCTTCTACAACATTCTGAAGAACTGCCGGGGACACAACGTGGAGCGTTCTGTGTTTAGTGAAAGGACGGAGGAGTCGTCTGCTGTTCAGTACTTCCAG TTCTATGGCTACCTCTCTCAGCAGCAGAATATGATGCAGGATTATATTCGGACTGGAACATATCAGCGTGCAATCCTTCAGAACCACAATGACTTCAAGGATAAG GTGGTGCTGGACGTGGGATGTGGTTCTGGGATTCTGTCGTTCTTCGCTGCTCAGGCTGGGGCCCGGAAGGTTTACGCCGTGGAGGCCAGCACCATGGCGCAGCACGCGGAG GTGCTGGTGAACAGTAATGGGCTAGCAGACCGGGTGGTGGTGATCCCAGGCAAGGTGGAAGAGGTGACCCTGCCCGAGCAGGTGGACATCATCATCTCAGAGCCTATGGGCTACATGCTTTTCAATGAGAGGATGCTGGAGAGCTACCTGCACGCCAAGAAGTTCCTCAAGCCCAATG GTAATCTGTTTCCCACAATCGGCGATGTACACCTGGCCCCCTTCACAGATGAGCAGCTGTACATGGAGCAGTTCACCAAGGCCAATTTCTG GTATCAGCCATCTTTCCATGGTGTGGACCTGTCAGCCCTACGTGGTGCAGCTGTAGATGAGTACTTCCGGCAGCCAATCGTG gacacctTTGACATTCGGATCCTCATGGCCAAGTCTGTAAAGTACACCGTCAATTTCCTGGAGGCCAAGGAGGAGGACCTGTACAG gataGAGATCCCGTTCAAGTTTCATATGGTCAGTTCCGGCCTAGTGCACGGACTCGCCTTTTGGTTCGACGTGGCTTTCATTGGCTCAGT TATGACCGTCTGGTTGTCCACGGCCCCCACGGAGCCGCTCACCCACTGGTACCAGGTGCGCTGCCTACTTCAGTCTCCCCTTTTCGCCAAAGCTGGGGATACCATGTCCGGCACGGCTCTGCTGATCGCTAACAAGAG GCAGAGCTATGACATTAGCATCGTTGCACAAGTAGACCAGACGGGCTCCAAGTCCAGCAACCTCCTAGATCTGAAGAACCCATTTTTTAG GTACACAGGCAGTACGCCCGCCCCTCCCCCTGGGTCACACTACACCTCTCCTTCTGAGTCAATGTGGAACTCTGGTACTTCTTACGGTGTGGGCCAAGGAATTGCAGCATCAG ggaTGCCCACGGCCTATGACCTCAGCACAGTAATTGGGAGCAGCCCTGCCGTGTCCCATAACAACCTCATCCCCCTAG TGAACACGGGCGTAGTGAATCATACTCACTCCAGGACAGGCTCCATCATGAGTACGGGCGTCGTCCAGG GGACATCTACAGGACAGATTGggcccagcagcagcagcccgtACTACCCCATTAACAGCCAGTTCACCATGGGCGGCCCTGCCATCTCCATGGCGTCCCCCATGCTGATCCCCAGCAACACCGTGCACTACGGCAGCTAA